The following are encoded in a window of Thermoproteota archaeon genomic DNA:
- a CDS encoding peptidase has protein sequence MLGIASYTDVTKREINDLIWIVFSISGIALLFLEPDFMDSIYLMAISLIIAPFVLLIWRLGLFGGADAFAIISLAILAPQISLSENMISPFTVLTNAVIFSIIPMFVNFSRNLILIAQKKNIFEGFSETKSRRILAMFIGYKASNPKYCFSIEKKAGKMKKLNLSLQHAEYAKFCSKPDTWVTPGIPYMLFILGGFLVQLFYGDIIFSLFGLFT, from the coding sequence ATGTTAGGAATTGCATCATACACAGATGTTACTAAAAGAGAAATTAATGATTTGATATGGATTGTGTTTAGCATTTCTGGAATTGCACTATTATTTTTAGAACCAGATTTTATGGATAGTATCTATTTAATGGCAATTTCATTAATAATTGCTCCATTTGTTTTACTTATCTGGAGATTAGGATTGTTTGGTGGAGCGGATGCATTTGCAATAATATCTTTGGCAATACTTGCACCACAGATTTCACTTTCGGAAAATATGATCAGTCCGTTTACTGTTTTAACAAATGCCGTAATTTTTTCAATTATTCCAATGTTTGTTAATTTTTCAAGAAATCTAATTTTAATTGCTCAAAAAAAGAATATTTTTGAGGGGTTTTCGGAAACAAAAAGTAGAAGAATTCTTGCGATGTTTATTGGATACAAAGCATCAAATCCAAAGTATTGCTTTTCTATTGAAAAAAAGGCAGGAAAAATGAAAAAATTGAATTTATCTCTTCAACACGCAGAATATGCAAAATTCTGCAGCAAACCTGACACATGGGTCACTCCCGGTATTCCCTACATGTTGTTTATTTTAGGAGGATTTCTGGTTCAATTATTCTATGGAGATATTATTTTCAGTTTATTTGGATTATTTACATAA
- a CDS encoding TrmB family transcriptional regulator — MSTESNLATELSYFGLDETDSKMYLGLLRIGSLTVGKISTKLEIDRGKAYRSLNKLRDMGLITTTFSNPTICEAVAPSDALTSVIQRKEDEVTTMQKLSRKIIAELKELKRPEEISEVSSISIVQGRSNIYSRIGKMIQESSKTIYIMTTAEDVLRMYHTAIPEKIKLCKKNGGTVKVLTYAESDNIIPLIDRLGAQETRIGKLPSKSRVIVEEKGQLIMSGSIKETMDLNEDTDSILYTNSAEMINNMHSLCQHLWKKAKPLKVLNA, encoded by the coding sequence ATGAGTACAGAATCAAATCTGGCTACAGAATTGTCATATTTTGGATTGGATGAAACCGATTCAAAGATGTACCTGGGCCTACTAAGAATAGGTTCATTAACTGTAGGCAAGATTTCGACAAAATTAGAAATTGATAGAGGTAAGGCATATCGCTCTCTTAACAAATTAAGAGACATGGGTTTGATTACAACTACATTTTCTAATCCAACAATTTGCGAAGCAGTAGCACCATCTGATGCACTCACATCGGTAATTCAACGAAAAGAAGACGAAGTAACAACTATGCAAAAGCTCTCACGAAAAATTATCGCAGAGTTAAAAGAACTCAAACGCCCAGAAGAGATTTCAGAAGTTTCTTCAATCTCTATCGTACAAGGACGTTCCAACATATATTCCAGAATTGGAAAAATGATCCAAGAGTCATCAAAAACCATCTACATAATGACTACCGCAGAAGATGTACTTAGAATGTATCATACTGCAATTCCTGAGAAGATAAAACTCTGTAAGAAGAATGGAGGGACAGTCAAGGTTCTCACATATGCAGAAAGTGACAACATCATACCACTGATAGACAGACTAGGCGCTCAAGAGACAAGGATAGGAAAACTACCATCCAAAAGCAGAGTAATTGTTGAAGAGAAAGGACAACTCATCATGTCAGGATCAATAAAGGAAACAATGGATCTTAATGAAGACACAGACTCAATTCTGTATACAAATTCTGCAGAGATGATAAACAACATGCACAGTCTTTGCCAGCACCTTTGGAAGAAAGCAAAGCCACTAAAAGTTCTGAATGCTTAA
- the purK gene encoding 5-(carboxyamino)imidazole ribonucleotide synthase, giving the protein MAVILGIIGGGQLGMMLTEAANKIPEKISKVIVLDPTENCPASIVGAEQIVADFKDERAIQELAEKADVLTYEIESGNSKVLKTLESKVIINPSPDTLKIIQDKYTQKLFLRQNELPVGDFIKIESKEELEYNLQKFGFPALLKIRRDAYDGRGNYKINNQSEIQNAINYFEGKPTYLEKFVDYKMEVSVIAARNTHGEIKTFPVVENIHEDNILKMTIAPARVPDKISEKAKEIAIKTMDVLKGAGVFGIEMFVTKNDSILINEIAPRVHNSGHHTLQSSKTSQFEQHLKAILGLDLGDTDLIYQTIMCNILGPKNFQGKYKPLKISQKNIFLKMYHKLESKPQRKMGHFNMVDFQNSETITNMIEKVEEINEELTLQPIDE; this is encoded by the coding sequence ATGGCAGTAATTCTTGGGATCATAGGCGGCGGACAGCTTGGAATGATGCTCACAGAAGCTGCAAACAAAATTCCTGAAAAAATCTCCAAAGTTATTGTACTTGATCCTACTGAGAATTGTCCAGCATCAATTGTGGGGGCTGAACAGATAGTCGCAGATTTCAAAGATGAGAGGGCCATTCAAGAATTAGCAGAAAAAGCAGATGTTTTGACATATGAGATAGAATCTGGAAATAGCAAGGTTCTAAAAACTTTGGAATCTAAAGTAATAATCAACCCATCACCAGATACTCTGAAAATTATTCAGGACAAATATACTCAAAAATTATTTTTACGTCAAAACGAACTTCCAGTCGGGGATTTTATCAAGATAGAATCCAAAGAGGAATTGGAATATAATTTACAAAAATTTGGTTTTCCAGCATTGTTAAAAATTCGAAGGGATGCATATGATGGCAGAGGGAATTATAAGATAAACAATCAAAGTGAAATTCAAAATGCAATTAATTACTTTGAAGGAAAACCCACATACCTAGAAAAATTTGTTGATTACAAAATGGAAGTATCTGTAATTGCGGCAAGAAACACACATGGAGAGATCAAAACATTTCCAGTAGTTGAAAATATTCATGAAGATAATATTTTAAAGATGACGATAGCACCAGCTAGAGTACCAGATAAAATATCAGAAAAAGCAAAAGAAATTGCAATCAAAACAATGGATGTGTTAAAGGGTGCAGGCGTTTTTGGAATAGAGATGTTTGTTACAAAAAATGATTCAATCTTAATTAATGAAATTGCGCCACGGGTACATAATTCGGGTCATCACACATTACAGTCTAGCAAAACATCTCAATTTGAACAACACCTGAAAGCAATTTTGGGATTGGATTTAGGAGATACAGATTTAATTTATCAAACAATAATGTGCAATATTCTAGGACCAAAAAATTTTCAAGGAAAATACAAACCATTGAAAATTTCACAAAAAAATATTTTTTTGAAAATGTATCATAAATTAGAATCAAAACCTCAACGTAAGATGGGTCATTTTAATATGGTAGATTTTCAAAATAGTGAAACAATTACTAATATGATAGAGAAGGTTGAAGAGATTAATGAAGAACTGACTCTACAACCTATAGATGAATAA
- a CDS encoding TrmB family transcriptional regulator has protein sequence MNLAEKQITIFDSTESLHQDYKIKVDELQENLTKFNLTPNQSKVYIFLGKYGSKTAPEVCKALKIARTETYHLLSTLQSRGIVSATFEHPIKFSALPVDKAMKTLVNSEKERIKSLEQQEKDIMNIWEKIPNFLSNESDNHEDKFQMLQGTNPIKSKLIEMLDTTEHEILLIGSEKDHLRLYHSNDFDKINKKNIKIKILTTCTDKTSYVFDEIKNKELKQITKDMDKKTCFVIKDKKEIIFYTKNNHKRPDDSSAMWTDSTAMISSMELLFELMWKSSKVI, from the coding sequence ATGAACTTGGCTGAAAAACAGATCACCATATTTGATAGTACAGAATCCCTACATCAAGATTATAAAATCAAAGTAGACGAATTACAGGAAAATCTAACAAAATTCAATTTAACTCCCAATCAATCAAAAGTTTACATATTTTTAGGAAAATACGGTTCAAAAACTGCACCTGAAGTTTGCAAAGCATTAAAAATTGCAAGAACTGAAACATATCATCTTTTATCAACTCTTCAGAGCAGAGGGATAGTTTCTGCAACATTTGAGCACCCAATAAAATTTTCAGCATTGCCCGTAGACAAAGCTATGAAGACATTGGTAAACTCAGAAAAAGAGCGGATAAAGAGCTTAGAACAACAGGAAAAAGACATCATGAATATTTGGGAAAAGATTCCAAATTTCCTTTCTAATGAATCAGACAATCATGAAGACAAGTTTCAGATGCTTCAAGGAACAAATCCTATTAAAAGTAAATTAATTGAAATGCTCGACACCACAGAGCATGAGATTCTTTTAATAGGTTCAGAAAAAGATCATCTAAGATTATATCATTCTAATGATTTTGATAAAATCAATAAGAAAAATATTAAGATAAAAATTTTAACAACATGTACAGATAAGACCTCATATGTTTTTGACGAGATAAAAAATAAAGAATTAAAACAAATTACTAAAGATATGGATAAAAAAACATGTTTTGTAATAAAAGATAAAAAAGAAATCATATTCTATACCAAAAATAATCATAAGAGACCTGATGATTCATCAGCCATGTGGACTGATTCTACTGCAATGATTTCTTCAATGGAATTATTGTTTGAACTCATGTGGAAATCTTCCAAAGTAATTTAA
- the purE gene encoding 5-(carboxyamino)imidazole ribonucleotide mutase, with product MSYSKKPLVGIIMGSSSDSRIMHNAAEILEKFGVKHEDQIVSAHRTPTRLVEYAEHAEKSGFKVIIAGAGGAAHLPGMIASHTIIPVIGVPILVYNDKHDQKSEKSKFSAFGGLDSLLSISEMPTGSPVVSVGVNKSANAAIYAMKILANQYPDLAKKLKNHKIDQYKSVLKESDELKKHGLSKFVKKKFKQSSH from the coding sequence GTGAGTTATAGCAAAAAACCCCTTGTAGGCATCATTATGGGTTCTAGTTCAGATAGTAGAATCATGCACAATGCCGCTGAAATTTTAGAAAAATTTGGAGTAAAACACGAAGACCAGATTGTCTCTGCCCACCGAACTCCTACTAGATTAGTTGAATATGCAGAACATGCTGAAAAAAGCGGTTTTAAAGTAATAATTGCAGGGGCTGGAGGAGCCGCGCATCTTCCAGGAATGATTGCTTCCCATACTATTATTCCTGTCATTGGAGTTCCAATCTTAGTTTACAATGATAAACACGACCAAAAATCTGAAAAATCCAAGTTTTCAGCATTTGGCGGCCTTGATTCTTTATTGTCAATATCAGAAATGCCCACAGGCTCACCTGTGGTTAGTGTGGGTGTGAATAAATCTGCAAATGCAGCAATTTATGCTATGAAAATCCTTGCAAATCAATATCCTGATTTAGCTAAAAAATTGAAAAATCATAAAATTGATCAATACAAATCTGTTCTAAAGGAATCAGATGAATTAAAAAAACACGGATTGAGTAAATTTGTTAAAAAAAAGTTCAAACAATCAAGTCATTAA
- a CDS encoding threonine ammonia-lyase, with protein sequence MNPTYEEIQKANSMRGSDIRKTPLTFSPTFSSMTGAEIYLKSEFQQKTGSFKIRGAYYKIKSLSDDEKKNGVIAASAGNHAQGVAFAAYREKISCTIVMPKNASPAKVAATIGYGAKVVLEGANYDEAWKKAQEISKQTGAKIIHAFDDPQIIAAQGVIGLEILEDLPDVDEVYVPIGGGGLAAGTLIAIKSKNPKVRVIGVQSESFPAMKESVNNGKIVTKGGDRTIADGISVKNPGELTYSIIKELIDDIVLVNDAEIIKAMFLLMERAKIVVEPAGAVGLAYLLHKKPSPGKKIVTILAGGNVDMYLLGQIVDKGLAAVGRLLKMSILLPDRPGALKEVVDEITSANANIVEVVHDRLSSAINAGSAGVILSLETQGKDSADKLIDHLKRKNIQFKLMT encoded by the coding sequence ATGAATCCCACATATGAAGAAATTCAAAAAGCAAACTCCATGCGGGGTTCAGATATTAGAAAAACACCACTGACATTTTCACCAACATTTAGTTCTATGACAGGTGCAGAAATTTATCTAAAATCAGAGTTTCAACAAAAAACAGGTTCGTTTAAAATTAGAGGTGCTTATTATAAAATCAAATCACTAAGTGATGATGAAAAGAAAAACGGAGTGATTGCTGCATCTGCAGGAAATCATGCACAAGGAGTTGCATTTGCAGCATATAGAGAGAAAATTTCATGCACTATTGTTATGCCAAAAAATGCATCACCAGCTAAAGTAGCTGCAACTATTGGATATGGTGCAAAAGTTGTTTTAGAAGGGGCAAATTATGATGAGGCTTGGAAGAAAGCTCAAGAAATTTCAAAGCAAACAGGCGCAAAAATCATCCATGCTTTTGATGATCCTCAAATTATTGCTGCTCAAGGAGTAATAGGATTAGAGATATTAGAAGACCTACCAGATGTAGACGAAGTTTATGTTCCAATAGGAGGAGGAGGTCTAGCCGCTGGAACTCTAATTGCAATAAAATCAAAGAATCCAAAAGTAAGGGTAATTGGAGTTCAATCAGAATCATTTCCAGCTATGAAGGAATCAGTGAATAATGGAAAGATTGTAACCAAAGGTGGAGATAGAACAATTGCAGACGGTATTTCAGTAAAAAATCCAGGAGAGTTAACATATTCAATTATCAAAGAATTGATTGACGACATAGTTCTCGTTAATGATGCTGAGATCATCAAGGCCATGTTTTTGTTAATGGAGAGAGCAAAAATTGTTGTAGAGCCAGCAGGAGCTGTAGGACTAGCATATCTTTTACACAAAAAACCATCCCCTGGAAAAAAAATAGTTACAATTTTAGCTGGCGGTAATGTTGATATGTATCTATTAGGACAAATTGTCGATAAGGGTCTAGCTGCAGTGGGCAGATTATTAAAAATGTCAATACTGTTACCTGATAGACCAGGAGCATTAAAAGAAGTAGTTGATGAGATTACATCTGCAAATGCAAACATTGTAGAAGTGGTTCACGACAGATTAAGTTCTGCTATTAATGCAGGGTCTGCAGGTGTAATACTTAGTTTAGAAACCCAAGGAAAAGACAGTGCAGATAAACTAATTGATCATCTAAAAAGAAAAAACATTCAGTTTAAGTTAATGACTTGA
- a CDS encoding adenylate/guanylate cyclase domain-containing protein has translation MSKKEYDEQNSDESEQGSPNVVDMLLSKKNELVVDSETLIKETQKRVWAALKKGYEYSGSPDESDAFLRKHVFSRIDMVVLYVDLVGSTTMTLEMPEDKLAIIISSFAQEMAFVIRQYDGYVLKFVGDAVIGYFVAEDNSLRASDNAINCAKSIITVIEKGINPILNQYDYPDLKVKIGIDFGKNIVIRYGADEKKSRVDLMGPPMNIAAKIQSLAKPNQILIGDDVYSRIHPASQKFFSEVIWKNHEWRYRSRTTGNIYKVYQHHN, from the coding sequence ATGTCAAAAAAAGAATATGATGAACAAAATTCCGATGAATCAGAACAAGGTTCTCCAAATGTGGTCGATATGCTTCTTAGCAAAAAAAATGAGCTAGTAGTAGATTCTGAAACTTTGATCAAAGAAACTCAAAAGAGAGTTTGGGCAGCATTAAAGAAAGGATATGAGTATTCAGGTAGTCCTGATGAATCTGATGCATTTTTGAGAAAACATGTGTTTTCTAGAATAGACATGGTTGTTTTGTATGTGGATTTAGTGGGTTCTACTACTATGACTCTGGAAATGCCAGAAGACAAACTTGCAATAATAATTAGCTCTTTTGCTCAAGAGATGGCCTTTGTCATTAGGCAATATGATGGATATGTGTTAAAATTTGTCGGTGATGCAGTTATTGGTTATTTTGTTGCAGAAGATAACTCTCTTCGAGCATCTGATAATGCAATAAACTGCGCTAAATCCATTATCACTGTTATAGAAAAAGGAATCAATCCAATTTTGAATCAATATGATTATCCCGATCTTAAAGTAAAGATTGGAATTGACTTTGGAAAAAACATAGTAATTCGATATGGTGCCGACGAAAAGAAATCACGTGTAGACTTGATGGGTCCTCCGATGAATATTGCTGCAAAAATACAATCACTTGCTAAACCAAATCAAATCTTAATTGGTGATGATGTGTACTCAAGAATCCATCCAGCTTCTCAAAAGTTTTTCAGTGAAGTGATATGGAAAAACCACGAGTGGAGATACAGAAGTAGAACCACTGGAAATATTTACAAAGTATATCAACATCACAACTAA
- a CDS encoding methylmalonyl-CoA epimerase, with translation MNVKKVGNVILAVKDIDKSIDFYHNKIGLPIKRQRRSWVDLGSTGAILSLHPASLTAEHIGSSIENGITIGFLVGDVKSAVEELRSKGVKIHREIVEREAGKNAIVLDPDDYLVSLFEPNFGDKDQQTGGYHGFTPA, from the coding sequence GTGAACGTAAAGAAGGTTGGCAATGTCATTTTAGCAGTTAAAGACATCGACAAATCCATTGATTTCTATCATAATAAGATAGGATTACCCATTAAAAGGCAAAGAAGATCTTGGGTAGACTTGGGAAGCACTGGAGCAATTTTGAGCCTTCATCCAGCATCACTAACAGCCGAACATATAGGAAGTTCTATTGAAAACGGGATTACGATAGGTTTTCTTGTTGGGGACGTTAAATCAGCAGTTGAAGAATTACGTAGTAAGGGAGTTAAAATACACAGAGAGATTGTTGAAAGAGAAGCTGGAAAAAATGCCATAGTTTTAGATCCAGATGACTATCTGGTATCTTTATTTGAACCAAACTTTGGAGACAAAGATCAGCAAACTGGTGGCTATCACGGATTTACACCAGCTTAG
- a CDS encoding Lrp/AsnC family transcriptional regulator codes for MVRAVILVKSPKKLIAARLRKVKSIYDSFPVSGQFDAVAFVEVSDLVKIKQITTEIQKISGVERTETMIEVQ; via the coding sequence TTGGTAAGAGCTGTTATTTTAGTAAAATCACCAAAAAAGCTTATTGCAGCCAGATTAAGAAAGGTAAAGTCAATCTATGACTCATTTCCTGTTAGTGGTCAATTTGATGCAGTAGCCTTTGTTGAAGTTAGTGATCTTGTAAAAATTAAACAAATTACTACAGAAATCCAAAAAATTTCTGGAGTCGAGCGAACCGAGACCATGATTGAAGTGCAATAA
- a CDS encoding cob(I)yrinic acid a,c-diamide adenosyltransferase, with product MKIYTKTGDDGTTGLQSGPRVSKTDSRIKAYGIVDEINSILGIALTFELKEDIKKILTRIQNELFVLGSDLSNPDLEHKENRIEVKMIENLEQDIDKLEENLPPLTNFILPGGNQAASQIHFARTVTRRAEIQTVELSENQKINKLCITYLNRLSDLLFVIGRTINKQNNVSDVIWSSGKDTL from the coding sequence ATGAAAATTTATACAAAAACAGGGGACGATGGTACTACAGGACTGCAAAGCGGGCCAAGAGTTTCAAAAACAGATTCACGAATAAAGGCATACGGGATTGTTGATGAAATTAACTCCATACTTGGAATTGCATTAACATTCGAATTAAAAGAAGATATCAAAAAAATCCTTACAAGAATTCAAAATGAGTTGTTTGTTTTAGGTTCTGATTTATCAAATCCCGATTTAGAACACAAAGAAAACCGAATCGAGGTAAAAATGATAGAGAATCTAGAACAAGATATTGACAAACTAGAAGAAAATTTACCACCACTAACAAATTTCATACTTCCTGGAGGAAATCAAGCTGCTTCACAAATACATTTTGCCCGTACAGTCACAAGACGTGCAGAAATTCAAACAGTAGAGTTGTCAGAAAATCAAAAAATCAATAAACTCTGTATAACGTATCTGAATCGTCTGTCAGATCTACTATTTGTTATAGGCAGAACAATTAACAAACAAAATAATGTTTCAGATGTTATTTGGTCATCTGGAAAAGATACGCTTTAA
- a CDS encoding HD domain-containing protein produces the protein MLSNFFHHVLNLKTVPRQGWIDKLNLTSPESVADHSYSMAVIAMFLGDLLKLDTAKMIKMALLHDLAESITGDLTPEQASKLNKEKLEEDTIKDILQDLPDSINKEYFEIWKEYLNKSSSESLVVHEIDKFEMAIQAIKYSNETNEKLIQEFLDSSLPYISNPKLKEILNNMLNEQ, from the coding sequence TTGCTTTCAAACTTTTTTCATCACGTATTAAATCTAAAAACAGTTCCTAGACAAGGCTGGATTGACAAACTCAATCTCACTAGTCCAGAATCAGTTGCAGATCATTCATACTCTATGGCCGTTATTGCAATGTTTCTTGGGGATTTGCTAAAACTGGACACAGCTAAAATGATTAAAATGGCCTTATTGCATGATTTGGCCGAATCCATAACGGGAGACTTGACTCCTGAACAGGCTTCCAAACTCAACAAGGAAAAATTAGAAGAGGACACAATCAAAGACATATTGCAAGATTTGCCCGATTCAATCAATAAAGAATATTTTGAAATTTGGAAAGAATATCTTAACAAATCTTCTAGTGAGTCACTTGTGGTTCATGAAATTGACAAATTCGAAATGGCTATACAAGCAATCAAATATTCTAATGAAACAAATGAGAAATTAATTCAAGAGTTTTTGGATTCTTCATTACCATACATATCAAATCCTAAACTAAAAGAAATTTTGAATAACATGTTAAATGAACAATAA
- a CDS encoding hydrolase: protein MTDDKDELIEAQKQVIGILFEIIKRLQANNDLDEEYFQIIASKKKMSQNKRLDEILKERTENAKIVTRLLEQLEI, encoded by the coding sequence ATGACTGATGATAAAGACGAGTTAATTGAAGCTCAAAAACAAGTAATTGGTATTTTGTTTGAAATAATCAAGAGATTGCAAGCAAACAATGATCTAGATGAAGAATATTTTCAAATCATTGCTTCAAAGAAAAAGATGTCCCAGAATAAAAGATTGGATGAAATACTCAAGGAGAGAACTGAAAATGCTAAAATCGTTACTAGATTACTAGAACAACTAGAGATCTAA
- a CDS encoding TIGR00300 family protein: MTKYRQEIEVRGHLIDSSILTKIFDKIMDVNGEFEVLTIDIGKKKKDESYALLSVKGKNQKHLDKILDLVYREGATSKTQKEIKVKSAPKNMVMPENFYSTTNNRTSLFYKNQWIVVENMMMDKCIVVKGNRAFCVPIRDVKKGDKVVVGESGIKVTPPERPREGINVFEFMGSSSSSERPTQHIARRVAEDIIKIKKNGGKIIVVGGPAIVHTGAADSLAELIRKGYIDGVLAGNALAVHDIEYATLGTSLGMNVSDGTLAVRGHRNHMDTINAVFKAGSISNMVKTKKLRRGIMYECVKKKIPFVLAGSIRDDGPLPDVITDIALAQRRYKEVLKDANMVMMISTMLHSIATGNMLPADVKVIVVDISQPTVTKLMDRGTWQALGIVSDIGAFLPLVTNEIKRLKK; this comes from the coding sequence ATGACAAAATACAGGCAAGAAATTGAAGTTCGCGGACATCTAATAGATTCTTCAATTCTTACAAAGATTTTTGATAAAATCATGGATGTCAATGGAGAGTTTGAGGTATTAACCATAGACATTGGCAAGAAAAAGAAGGATGAAAGTTATGCACTATTATCGGTAAAAGGAAAAAATCAAAAACATTTGGATAAAATTTTAGACTTAGTTTATCGAGAGGGCGCTACATCAAAGACTCAAAAAGAGATCAAAGTAAAGTCAGCACCTAAAAACATGGTTATGCCCGAGAATTTCTACAGTACAACTAACAATCGAACTAGCCTCTTTTACAAGAATCAATGGATAGTTGTAGAAAATATGATGATGGACAAGTGTATTGTCGTTAAAGGCAACAGGGCTTTTTGTGTTCCAATTAGAGATGTCAAAAAAGGAGACAAGGTAGTAGTTGGAGAATCTGGAATCAAGGTAACTCCCCCAGAAAGGCCTAGAGAAGGAATCAATGTCTTTGAATTCATGGGAAGTAGCAGCTCAAGTGAAAGACCGACTCAACACATTGCACGAAGAGTAGCTGAAGACATTATCAAGATTAAAAAAAATGGTGGCAAGATAATCGTCGTAGGTGGGCCTGCAATTGTCCACACTGGCGCAGCAGATTCTTTGGCAGAGTTAATTCGTAAAGGATACATCGATGGAGTATTGGCAGGAAACGCCCTTGCCGTTCATGATATAGAATATGCAACACTAGGAACATCATTAGGAATGAATGTCTCTGATGGAACACTTGCAGTTAGAGGTCACAGAAATCATATGGATACTATCAATGCTGTATTCAAAGCAGGTTCTATTTCCAATATGGTTAAGACAAAAAAACTTCGACGAGGAATCATGTATGAATGTGTGAAAAAGAAAATTCCCTTTGTTCTTGCTGGCTCAATTAGAGATGATGGTCCATTACCTGATGTAATTACGGACATTGCTTTGGCACAACGAAGATACAAAGAAGTTCTAAAGGATGCAAACATGGTGATGATGATTTCAACAATGTTGCACTCTATTGCAACTGGAAATATGCTTCCTGCAGATGTAAAGGTAATTGTTGTAGATATCAGTCAGCCAACCGTGACTAAATTAATGGATAGAGGTACATGGCAGGCATTGGGAATAGTATCTGATATTGGCGCATTTTTGCCTCTAGTGACTAATGAGATTAAAAGATTAAAGAAATAA
- a CDS encoding response regulator, whose translation MIRAVIVDDDKETVMLFSELLQSNDIEVVGTGYNGQDATFLYQKLKPDVVFLDVNMPVYDGIYGLKRIREMNNEAVVIITTNKMTISSQLALNKLKPSAIIREPIDIDEILRTVNQLCAPSLDSEQNMKQTIVTLALKNTLLELGVQEYDKVVSLLQKDHNATLEDCYQNPEYLKQTLQDLFGNSYHDILISLNNNMKEISNQQDIKDFLQVLEN comes from the coding sequence ATGATAAGGGCAGTAATCGTAGATGACGATAAAGAAACTGTGATGCTCTTTAGTGAACTATTACAGAGTAATGATATCGAAGTGGTAGGTACTGGGTACAATGGACAAGATGCAACATTTCTTTATCAAAAACTAAAACCAGATGTAGTATTTCTGGATGTAAATATGCCTGTTTATGATGGAATTTATGGATTAAAGAGAATCAGAGAGATGAACAATGAGGCAGTAGTGATTATTACAACAAACAAGATGACAATTAGCAGTCAGCTGGCGTTAAACAAGTTAAAACCATCTGCAATAATTCGAGAGCCAATAGACATTGATGAGATTCTCAGAACAGTAAATCAGCTATGTGCCCCTTCATTAGATTCTGAACAGAATATGAAACAAACAATCGTGACTTTGGCATTAAAGAACACCCTGTTAGAATTAGGAGTTCAAGAATATGACAAGGTAGTATCTTTACTTCAAAAGGATCACAATGCAACACTTGAAGATTGTTACCAAAATCCTGAATATCTTAAGCAAACATTACAGGATTTATTTGGAAATTCATATCACGATATTTTGATATCACTAAACAACAACATGAAAGAAATTTCAAATCAACAGGATATCAAGGATTTTCTTCAGGTTTTAGAGAACTAG